A stretch of the Thalassotalea euphylliae genome encodes the following:
- the pntB gene encoding Re/Si-specific NAD(P)(+) transhydrogenase subunit beta has translation MSTGIITAAYIVAALLFIFSLAGLSKQETAQEGNNFGIAGMTLALLATIADPRVDNVTVIIVAMVIGAAIGFRLAKRVEMTEMPELVAILHSFVGLAAVLVGFNSYFDAHDSSALLTALSDEARVEQNIHLVEVFLGVFIGAVTFTGSIVAFGKLRGLINSAALMLPHRHKMNLAAGVVSFVLMIMFVNEGGNDGALYLMTAIALVFGWHLVASIGGADMPVVVSMLNSYSGWAAAAAGFMLSNDLLIVTGALVGSSGAILSYIMCKAMNRSFISVIAGGFGTEVSIDTDKDYGEHVEVQAEQVAEMLSNAKSVIITPGYGMAVAQAQYPVYEMTQKLKTKGVEVRFGIHPVAGRLPGHMNVLLAEAKVPYDIVEGMEEINEDFSETDVVLVIGANDTVNPAASEDPGSPIAGMPVLEVWNAKNVVVFKRSMSTGYAGVQNPLFFKDNSQMLFGDAKESVDKIVHALA, from the coding sequence ATATCAACTGGAATTATTACTGCTGCTTATATCGTTGCCGCATTACTATTCATCTTTTCACTGGCTGGTTTAAGTAAGCAAGAAACTGCGCAAGAAGGTAATAACTTTGGTATTGCCGGTATGACGCTTGCCTTACTAGCAACCATTGCTGATCCGCGTGTTGATAACGTTACGGTGATCATCGTTGCTATGGTAATTGGTGCCGCAATTGGTTTCCGCCTAGCAAAACGCGTTGAAATGACCGAAATGCCTGAACTTGTTGCGATTCTTCACAGTTTCGTTGGTTTAGCTGCGGTATTAGTTGGCTTTAACAGCTACTTTGATGCGCACGACAGCTCAGCGTTATTAACCGCTTTATCTGATGAAGCGCGTGTTGAGCAAAACATTCACTTAGTAGAAGTATTCTTAGGTGTATTTATCGGTGCGGTGACCTTCACTGGTTCAATTGTTGCCTTTGGTAAATTACGTGGCCTTATTAACTCTGCGGCATTGATGTTACCTCATCGCCATAAAATGAACTTGGCAGCAGGTGTTGTTAGCTTTGTACTAATGATCATGTTCGTCAACGAAGGTGGTAACGACGGTGCCTTATACCTAATGACGGCTATCGCGTTAGTGTTTGGTTGGCACTTAGTGGCATCAATTGGTGGTGCTGATATGCCAGTAGTTGTTTCAATGCTGAACTCATACTCAGGTTGGGCAGCGGCAGCAGCAGGCTTTATGTTAAGTAACGACTTATTGATTGTTACTGGTGCATTAGTAGGTTCATCAGGTGCGATTCTTTCTTACATTATGTGTAAGGCGATGAACCGCTCATTTATTAGCGTAATTGCTGGTGGTTTCGGTACTGAAGTAAGCATTGATACTGACAAAGACTACGGCGAGCATGTTGAAGTTCAAGCTGAGCAAGTGGCAGAAATGTTATCAAACGCTAAGTCAGTGATCATCACACCGGGTTACGGTATGGCGGTAGCACAAGCGCAATACCCAGTGTACGAAATGACGCAAAAGCTAAAAACAAAAGGTGTTGAAGTACGCTTTGGTATTCACCCTGTAGCGGGTCGTTTACCGGGTCATATGAACGTGCTATTGGCGGAAGCGAAAGTACCATATGATATCGTAGAAGGTATGGAAGAAATCAACGAAGATTTCTCTGAAACTGATGTGGTATTGGTAATCGGTGCGAACGATACGGTTAACCCTGCGGCAAGTGAAGACCCAGGTAGCCCAATTGCCGGTATGCCAGTACTTGAAGTATGGAACGCGAAAAACGTTGTTGTGTTTAAGCGCTCAATGAGCACAGGTTACGCTGGTGTACAAAACCCACTGTTCTTTAAAGACAATAGCCAAATGTTATTTGGTGATGCGAAAGAGTCAGTTGATAAAATTGTTCACGCGCTAGCCTAA
- a CDS encoding gamma carbonic anhydrase family protein translates to MRYQLGKLVPLVDQSCFIAPNASVIGNVELKPNASIWFNVVMRGDMDKITIGEDSNIQDGSILHVDKGFPIEVGKQVTVGHKVMLHGCTIGDLSLIGMNAVVLNGAKIGKGCIIGANSLVTEGMEIPDGHLALGSPAKVIKPLDEKTRELLMQSAEHYVQNGQRYTDELVAIED, encoded by the coding sequence ATGCGTTATCAGTTAGGTAAATTAGTTCCACTCGTCGACCAGTCATGTTTCATTGCACCCAATGCCAGTGTTATTGGCAATGTTGAGCTAAAGCCCAATGCCAGTATTTGGTTCAATGTGGTGATGCGCGGAGACATGGATAAGATCACCATAGGTGAAGACAGCAACATTCAAGACGGCAGTATTTTGCATGTTGATAAAGGCTTCCCAATTGAAGTTGGCAAGCAAGTGACCGTTGGCCATAAAGTAATGCTACATGGCTGTACCATCGGCGATTTAAGTTTGATTGGCATGAACGCCGTGGTACTGAACGGCGCTAAAATCGGCAAAGGTTGTATTATTGGTGCGAATAGCTTAGTGACCGAAGGTATGGAAATTCCTGATGGTCATTTAGCCCTTGGTTCACCCGCAAAAGTGATTAAGCCATTAGATGAAAAAACTCGTGAACTACTGATGCAATCAGCTGAACATTATGTGCAAAATGGGCAGCGTTATACTGATGAATTAGTGGCGATTGAAGACTAG
- a CDS encoding Re/Si-specific NAD(P)(+) transhydrogenase subunit alpha, giving the protein MQIGIPKESLKGENRVAATPTSVKALKQRGFEVAIEKLAGKKASFHDSDYVEQGATLVSQDDVWQSDIIFKVNPPTDDEIGLMKEGAHLVSFIQPAQNSELVEKLKQKNITTIAMDMVPRMTRSQSLDALSSMANIAGYRAVVEASHQFGRFFTGQITAAGNLPPAKVMIIGAGVAGLAAIGAAGSLGAVVRAFDTRPEVKEQIESMGAEFLELDFEEEDTGSGDGYAKVMSKAFIEAEMALFAEQAKEVDIIITTAMIPGKPAPKLITEEMVESMKPGSVIVDLAAAGGGNCELTQPGKLTTVKGVKIIGYTDLVSRLPNQSSQLYANNLVNLTKLICPEKDGELVIDFEDQVIRNMLVVHDGEVTFPPPPIQVSAAPAAKPEPAKPVAAVEEVEEEKSPAKKYAMMAVAGLVFGWVASVAPSDFLAHFTVFVLACVVGYHVVWNVTHALHTPLMSVTNAISGIIVVGALLQVGSDNLVVQVLSGIAILIATINIVGGFFVTKRMLKMFQK; this is encoded by the coding sequence ATGCAGATAGGTATCCCAAAAGAGTCGTTAAAAGGGGAAAATCGCGTTGCAGCTACCCCGACTTCGGTGAAAGCGTTAAAGCAAAGAGGTTTTGAAGTCGCTATTGAAAAACTCGCGGGTAAAAAAGCAAGTTTTCATGACAGTGATTATGTCGAGCAAGGAGCTACTCTTGTTAGCCAAGACGATGTCTGGCAAAGCGACATTATTTTCAAGGTGAACCCACCTACAGATGATGAAATCGGCCTAATGAAGGAAGGTGCTCATCTCGTCAGTTTTATTCAACCAGCACAAAACAGCGAATTGGTTGAAAAGCTCAAGCAAAAGAATATTACCACCATTGCCATGGACATGGTGCCACGTATGACACGCTCGCAGTCATTAGATGCACTGAGCTCAATGGCAAATATCGCGGGTTATCGTGCCGTTGTTGAAGCGTCACATCAGTTTGGCCGTTTCTTTACAGGTCAAATCACTGCTGCAGGTAACTTACCGCCAGCGAAAGTTATGATTATAGGTGCTGGTGTTGCTGGCCTTGCCGCCATTGGCGCAGCAGGTAGCTTAGGTGCGGTAGTACGTGCCTTTGATACTCGCCCAGAAGTAAAAGAACAAATCGAAAGTATGGGTGCAGAATTCCTTGAATTAGATTTTGAGGAAGAAGATACCGGCAGTGGCGATGGCTACGCTAAGGTAATGAGTAAAGCCTTTATCGAAGCGGAAATGGCCTTGTTCGCTGAGCAAGCCAAAGAAGTGGACATTATTATCACTACTGCGATGATTCCAGGCAAACCGGCGCCTAAATTGATCACCGAGGAAATGGTTGAATCAATGAAACCGGGCAGCGTGATTGTTGACTTGGCTGCCGCTGGTGGCGGTAACTGTGAGCTTACTCAACCGGGTAAGCTGACCACAGTTAAAGGTGTGAAAATTATTGGTTACACCGATTTAGTGTCGCGCTTACCGAATCAATCATCTCAGTTATACGCCAATAACTTAGTGAACCTAACTAAGCTTATTTGCCCTGAAAAAGACGGTGAATTAGTGATTGATTTTGAAGACCAAGTGATCCGCAATATGTTAGTGGTTCACGACGGTGAAGTGACTTTCCCACCACCGCCAATTCAAGTAAGTGCCGCGCCAGCAGCTAAGCCTGAACCTGCGAAGCCAGTTGCGGCAGTTGAAGAAGTGGAAGAAGAAAAGAGCCCCGCGAAAAAATACGCCATGATGGCGGTTGCTGGCCTAGTGTTTGGTTGGGTAGCAAGTGTTGCACCGTCAGATTTCCTCGCGCATTTCACGGTATTCGTACTCGCTTGTGTCGTTGGTTATCACGTTGTTTGGAACGTTACTCACGCATTGCATACGCCGTTGATGAGTGTAACTAATGCTATTTCAGGCATCATTGTTGTTGGTGCGCTGTTGCAAGTAGGCTCAGACAATCTCGTTGTACAAGTGTTGTCGGGCATTGCAATACTAATAGCGACAATCAATATCGTTGGTGGCTTCTTTGTTACCAAGCGTATGTTAAAAATGTTCCAGAAGTAG